In one Solanum dulcamara chromosome 1, daSolDulc1.2, whole genome shotgun sequence genomic region, the following are encoded:
- the LOC129890818 gene encoding probable pectinesterase 67, with translation MNINVTLFWVIFLDFVHCLSVKNVIDSPLLTQKIGTNHTIIVDINGQGNFKSVQAAINSVPNGNSNWVIIHIRKGTYREKVYVPPKKPYIFMRGNGKGRTSIVWSESSTDTTKSATFKVEAPNFVAFGISFKNQALNGVTSTSPNQTSVAALVGADKVAFYHCAFLSTHNTLFDNKGRHYYEDCYIQGSLDFIFGSGQSLFQNCEIFVVADRRVDIRGSVTAQSRYSAIENSGFVFIEGKVYGIGGVYLGRANGPYSRVIFAKTYFSKTIVPQGWTNWSSPGSTKNLYHGEYKCHGPGAAIESRSPWSKQLNDKEAMSFTSIEFIQGKQWLPVWI, from the exons ATGAATATTAATGTTACATTATTTTGGgtcattttcttggattttgttCATTGTTTATCTGTGAAAAATGTGATTGATTCTCCTCTAttaacacaaaaaattggcactAATCACACAATTATAGTGGATATTAATGGACAAGGGAATTTTAAATCTGTTCAAGCTGCAATTAATTCAGTTCCAAATGGGAATTCCAATTGGGTCATTATCCATATTAGAAAAGGGACTTACAG AGAAAAAGTATATGTACCACCAAAGAAGCCCTACATTTTTATGAGAGGCAATGGAAAAGGAAGAACATCAATTGTATGGTCAGAAAGTTCCACTGATACCACCAAATCTGCTACTTTCAAAGTTGAAGCTCCTAATTTTGTTGCCTTTGGCATCAGCTTCAAG AATCAAGCACTTAATGGTGTAACTTCAACCTCACCAAACCAAACATCAGTAGCAGCACTGGTGGGAGCAGACAAAGTTGCTTTTTATCATTGTGCATTTTTGAGTACTCACAATACACTTTTTGACAACAAAGGAAGACACTATTATGAGGATTGTTACATTCAAGGTTCATTAGACTTCATATTTGGAAGTGGTCAATCCTTATTTCAA aaTTGTGAGATATTTGTAGTAGCAGATAGAAGGGTTGATATTCGTGGTTCAGTGACAGCACAAAGTAGATATAGTGCCATAGAAAATAGTGGTTTTGTGTTTATTGAAGGGAAAGTGTATGGCATTGGAGGTGTGTATTTGGGAAGAGCTAATGGACCTTATTCAAGGGTTATTTTTGCAAAAACTTATTTCTCTAAGACAATTGTTCCTCAAGGATGGACTAATTGGAGCTCTCCAGGATCAACAAA GAATTTATATCATGGTGAGTACAAGTGTCATGGACCAGGGGCAGCTATAGAAAGTCGTTCTCCATGGTCAAAACAACTCAATGACAAAGAGGCAATGTCATTCACCTCCATTGAATTTATCCAAGGCAAACAATGGCTTCCAGTATGGATTTAA
- the LOC129883569 gene encoding uncharacterized protein LOC129883569, with protein MEAGDEALEMVDSKDLQQQSKALDKLTDHVEDRQLDSSRVQTAMASIYASKEADLQAMRMREKELAAVKINAADVDIIANELEVDKKVAEKTLREHKGDAVAAIRHLLN; from the exons ATGGAGGCCGGTGACGAAGCACTTGAGATGGTTGACTCAAAGGATTTGCAGCAGCAAAGCAAAGCTTTAGATAAGCTTACTGACCATGTCGAAGATCGTCAGCTCGATTCATCTCGTGTTCAAACG GCTATGGCTTCAATTTATGCATCTAAGGAAGCTGATCTTCAAGCTATGAGAATGAG GGAAAAAGAATTAGCTGCTGTTAAGATTAATGCTGCTGATGTTGATATAATTGCAAACGAACTAGAG GTGGACAAGAAGGTTGCTGAAAAGACTTTGAGAGAGCATAAAGGTGATGCTGTAGCTGCAATAAGGCATTTGCTGAACTAG